A single genomic interval of Electrophorus electricus isolate fEleEle1 chromosome 2, fEleEle1.pri, whole genome shotgun sequence harbors:
- the itfg2 gene encoding KICSTOR complex protein ITFG2 isoform X1 produces MRSLSFVQRVCLDFAGTLFPHAICLGDADNDSLNELVVGDTSGKLYIYKNDESKPWITRTCVGMLTCVGVGDICNKGKNLVVAVGAEGWLHLFDIAAAKAESSSQLEATFWDEQRPCFTQHIPANTKVMLISDIDGDGRSELVVGYTDRVVRAFRWEEPPDTTDLSGGQLVLLKKWLLEGQVDSLSVNPGPDGLPELMVSQPGCGYAILLCSWTQEGTAGHGEDSSAASAGEGPSRDVVLHLTTGRIHNKNVSTHLIGSISRGSKADDTKGGLFALCTLDGTLKLMDSSEQLLWSMQVDHQLFALQKLDVTGDGREEVVACAWDGQTYIIDHNRMVVRFQFDENVNAFCAGQYACKGGRNNPCLVYLSFNHKIYIYWQVELERMEPSSLQKVLEESAEYTALLCKLKIDPSDTGAVRNLIGDLLYRHSEGDQTL; encoded by the exons ATGCGTTCTCTGAGTTTTGTCCAGCGTGTTTGTCTAGACTTCGCAGGGACGCTGTTTCCACATGCCATTTGCCTTGGAGACGCCGATAACGACTCG TTGAATGAACTTGTGGTTGGTGACACTAGTGGAAAGCTATACATCTATAAGAATGATGAGTCTAAACCCTGGATCACTAGAACATGTGTGGGAATG TTGACTTGTGTGGGAGTAGGAGACATCTGCAACAAAGGCAAG AACCTTGTGGTTGCGGTAGGAGCAGAAGGTTGGCTCCACCTGTTTGACATCGCTGCCGCCAAAGCTGAGTCCTCCAGCCAGTTGGAGGCGACGTTCTGGGATGAGCAGAGGCCTTGCTTTACCCAGCACATCCCTGCCAACACCAAAGTCATGCTTATCAGTGATATTG ATGGGGATGGTCGCAGTGAGCTCGTCGTGGGCTACACTGACCGTGTGGTGCGAGCGTTCCGTTGGGAAGAGCCACCTGATACCACTGACCTGAGTGGAGGTCAGCTGGTCCTGTTGAAGAAATGGCTCCTGGAGGGACAG GTGGACAGTTTATCAGTGAACCCAGGGCCAGACGGCCTGCCTGAGCTCATGGTCTCGCAGCCTGGCTGTGGCTACGCCATCCTGCTGTGTTCTTGGACACAAGAGGGCACTGCAGGCCATGGGGAGGACAGCTCAGCTGCATCCGCCGG AGAAGGGCCCTCCCGGGATGTCGTTCTTCATCTCACCACTGGGCGCATACACAACAAGAACGTGTCCACCCATCTGATAGGCAGCATCAGCAGAG GGTCGAAGGCCGATGATACTAAAGGGGGCTTATTCGCTCTCTGCACTTTAGATG GTACCTTGAAGTTAATGGACAGCTCTGAACAGCTCCTGTGGTCCATGCAGGTGGACCACCAGCTCTTTGCCCTGCAGAAACTGGATGTCACT ggtgatGGAAGAGAGGAGGTTGTGGCCTGTGCTTGGGATGGTCAGACCTACATCATCGACCATAACCGCATGGTGGTTCGCTTTCAGTTCGATGAGAATGTGAATGCCTTCTGTGCTG GGCAGTACGCGTGTAAGGGGGGGAGGAACAACCCCTGCCTGGTCTACCTCAGCTTCAACCACAAGATCTACATCTACTGGCAGGTGGAGCTGGAGCGGATGGAGCCCAGCAGCCTGCAGAAGGTCCTGGAGGAGAGTGCAGAGtacacagctctgctctgcaAGCTGAAAATCG ATCCCAGTGACACGGGTGCAGTTCGGAACCTGATCGGAGATCTGCTGTACAGACATTCAGAAGGCGACCAGACACTCTGA